The following proteins are encoded in a genomic region of uncultured Hyphomonas sp.:
- a CDS encoding DUF3604 domain-containing protein, protein MDEKPAGPAVSSADAGNVDCPGYSAGHKQVFWGDLHVHTAYSLDAYGFGTLRTPAEAYRFAKGDVASSPAGDVQLERPLDFMAVTDHAEWLDLMYTCTDPRMSAHPYCVKLRDQSTQETGGTVFRDFVNPTLTQATPAKADICTEDPAACDDALLSQWERMQQQTNAANDPCTFTALNGFEWSATPNYSHTHRNIIFASDKVTPTPVDYLRFPEIDQLYAKLEAGCRAEDGCDAITIAHNMNMGDGKSFDVETESERTLALRTRYERLVEITQEKGASECLPEYADRETLGECGYEPYITSHSRPKPLADFEEEEWERMRSTYARGLLRRGLLTYANRIDAKGNPLQVGFIGSTDSHTGLGGYVEEDQWQGTVFGIGNFERNMSRMGFNPGGLVAVWAEQNTREGIFSGLKNRETYATSGPRIALRFDAAKGGEVPACTAGGALAPITGGTPMGSVLPETSQSATFRIAVTGDKAPLQKIEIIRGALNGAAYEESVLPVWQSEEGEANACVVWSDTDFDPSAPAYWYARITEVPTPRWSSYICQEAGRCEEFPDADVMIQEHAWASPIWHLPTR, encoded by the coding sequence GTGGACGAGAAACCTGCCGGACCGGCGGTCTCTTCGGCGGATGCTGGGAATGTAGACTGTCCCGGATACAGCGCCGGACACAAGCAGGTGTTCTGGGGTGACCTTCACGTTCACACCGCATATTCCCTGGACGCCTATGGCTTCGGGACGCTGCGAACGCCTGCGGAAGCCTACAGGTTCGCAAAGGGTGACGTGGCGAGTTCACCGGCCGGTGATGTGCAACTCGAGCGGCCGCTCGATTTCATGGCGGTGACAGATCATGCCGAGTGGCTGGACCTCATGTACACCTGCACAGACCCGCGCATGTCGGCCCACCCCTATTGCGTAAAATTGCGGGACCAGAGCACGCAGGAAACCGGAGGGACGGTTTTCCGGGATTTCGTGAACCCGACGCTTACACAGGCGACGCCGGCAAAGGCTGACATCTGCACAGAAGACCCGGCTGCATGTGACGATGCATTGCTCAGCCAATGGGAGCGGATGCAGCAGCAGACAAATGCAGCGAATGATCCGTGTACCTTTACGGCGCTGAACGGGTTTGAATGGTCGGCCACGCCGAACTATTCGCATACGCACCGCAACATCATCTTTGCGAGCGACAAGGTGACGCCCACGCCGGTCGATTATCTCCGCTTTCCAGAAATTGACCAGCTTTACGCCAAGCTTGAGGCCGGGTGCCGGGCAGAAGACGGGTGTGACGCCATCACCATCGCCCACAACATGAACATGGGCGACGGCAAAAGCTTCGATGTCGAAACCGAAAGCGAACGCACGCTGGCTTTGCGCACACGCTATGAGCGGCTCGTGGAAATCACGCAGGAAAAGGGCGCCAGCGAATGCCTTCCGGAATATGCCGATCGCGAAACGCTTGGCGAATGTGGATACGAGCCCTACATCACCTCGCATTCCCGGCCAAAGCCCCTTGCGGACTTCGAAGAAGAAGAATGGGAGCGCATGCGGTCGACTTATGCCCGCGGCCTGCTGCGGCGCGGCCTCCTGACCTATGCGAACCGGATCGACGCGAAGGGAAATCCCCTGCAGGTCGGCTTTATCGGTTCGACGGATAGTCACACCGGGCTCGGCGGATATGTGGAAGAGGATCAATGGCAGGGGACTGTCTTTGGCATCGGCAATTTCGAGCGGAACATGAGCCGGATGGGCTTCAATCCGGGCGGGCTTGTCGCGGTCTGGGCTGAACAGAATACCCGGGAGGGAATCTTCTCTGGCCTGAAGAACCGGGAAACCTACGCAACGAGCGGCCCGCGGATTGCCTTGCGGTTCGATGCCGCGAAAGGCGGGGAAGTGCCTGCGTGCACCGCTGGCGGCGCCCTGGCGCCAATTACCGGTGGTACGCCGATGGGCAGTGTCCTGCCGGAGACAAGCCAGTCAGCGACTTTCCGGATTGCGGTGACCGGCGACAAGGCGCCCCTGCAAAAGATCGAAATCATCCGGGGTGCTCTGAACGGTGCTGCCTATGAGGAGTCAGTCCTGCCTGTGTGGCAGAGTGAAGAGGGCGAGGCGAATGCCTGCGTGGTCTGGTCCGACACGGATTTCGACCCGTCTGCGCCGGCATACTGGTATGCGCGGATTACCGAAGTGCCGACGCCGAGATGGTCGTCATATATCTGTCAGGAGGCTGGCCGGTGTGAGGAATTCCCGGATGCGGACGTGATGATCCAGGAGCACGCGTGGGCATCACCGATCTGGCACCTGCCCACGCGATAG
- the wrbA gene encoding NAD(P)H:quinone oxidoreductase encodes MAKVLIAFYSRDGSTEALARAISEGATAAGGEVRLRRVRELVDDATMGFVPGWKESADRMNAAYEAPSVADAEWADAIILGSPTRFGLLASELKAFLDSLGGLWFQGKLAGKVGSAFTSSSSLHGGNEINNLTMFVPMAHFGMIIVPPGYADPAMFKAGTPYGASSVSYGGSKSPPTEDDLASARFQGKRVVEVAGALATA; translated from the coding sequence ATGGCTAAAGTTCTGATCGCCTTCTACTCACGAGATGGATCGACAGAGGCTTTGGCGAGGGCCATTTCCGAAGGTGCAACGGCGGCAGGGGGCGAGGTCAGGCTACGCCGGGTCAGGGAACTGGTCGACGATGCGACGATGGGCTTTGTTCCGGGATGGAAAGAGTCTGCTGACCGGATGAACGCTGCGTATGAGGCGCCAAGCGTGGCCGATGCCGAATGGGCTGACGCGATCATCCTTGGTTCACCGACCCGCTTCGGTCTTCTTGCTTCGGAGCTTAAGGCGTTCCTCGACAGTCTGGGCGGTCTCTGGTTCCAGGGGAAACTGGCGGGGAAGGTCGGGTCGGCATTCACGTCGTCGTCCAGTCTTCATGGCGGTAACGAAATCAACAATCTCACCATGTTTGTGCCCATGGCGCATTTCGGGATGATCATTGTGCCTCCGGGCTATGCCGATCCGGCCATGTTCAAGGCGGGTACGCCTTATGGCGCGTCGTCGGTTTCCTATGGCGGCAGCAAGTCTCCGCCTACCGAAGACGATCTCGCCTCGGCCCGCTTTCAGGGCAAACGTGTCGTCGAGGTGGCTGGCGCCCTGGCGACGGCCTGA
- a CDS encoding helix-turn-helix domain-containing protein: MAGTLSRKDAVAKPAPSKSNEAELQDPLLMWELLRAFIWLDKGLQQNMEARGWPPLSRTESQVMLLVSVGIVRPIEVARNLGLTRQAINQTLSQLVDKKLVKLDDDPCDKRCKIVRFAREGNAMRRDGVSILRSLEGELARRGGRRTLDMLYAMEDWNWDAPPIFDKP, encoded by the coding sequence ATGGCTGGAACTCTCTCGCGCAAGGATGCGGTCGCCAAACCGGCGCCATCGAAATCAAACGAGGCTGAGTTACAGGACCCCCTGCTGATGTGGGAACTCCTGCGCGCCTTTATCTGGCTGGACAAGGGCCTTCAGCAAAACATGGAGGCACGGGGCTGGCCGCCGCTGTCGCGTACGGAATCCCAGGTGATGCTGCTGGTCTCGGTTGGCATTGTCCGGCCGATTGAGGTCGCCCGAAATCTGGGGCTGACGCGGCAGGCCATCAATCAGACGCTATCGCAGCTCGTGGACAAGAAGCTTGTCAAACTGGACGACGACCCCTGCGACAAGCGATGCAAGATCGTTCGTTTCGCACGTGAGGGAAACGCGATGCGGCGAGATGGGGTCAGCATCTTGCGGAGCCTGGAGGGCGAACTCGCCCGCCGTGGCGGACGGCGGACGCTCGACATGCTCTACGCGATGGAAGATTGGAACTGGGACGCGCCGCCAATTTTCGACAAGCCCTGA
- a CDS encoding VOC family protein, whose amino-acid sequence MSLSKLTNIHHAAYRCRDAEQTRWFYEDVLGLRYRAALTFEEVSGTDIKREYMHLFFEMEDGSMVAFFDEPYTVKPDQFEQKDSFDVHVAFEIDSLEDLEVWKRKIKDARIKCAGPVDHGFVKSIYFYDPNGYQCEITCRTPDYAKILDEEESEARKITSDWTAKTRKRKEELFGADALDKREVSEFYHA is encoded by the coding sequence ATGTCACTTTCAAAGCTCACGAACATCCATCATGCCGCCTACCGTTGCCGGGATGCCGAGCAGACGCGTTGGTTCTACGAAGACGTGCTGGGTCTTCGTTACCGGGCAGCCCTGACCTTCGAGGAAGTCTCCGGAACGGACATCAAGCGCGAGTACATGCACCTCTTCTTTGAGATGGAAGACGGGTCCATGGTGGCTTTCTTTGATGAGCCGTACACAGTCAAACCAGACCAGTTCGAACAGAAGGACAGCTTCGACGTTCATGTCGCCTTTGAGATCGACAGTCTGGAAGATCTCGAAGTCTGGAAGCGCAAGATCAAGGACGCTCGCATCAAGTGCGCTGGCCCGGTTGATCATGGGTTTGTGAAATCGATCTATTTCTACGATCCGAACGGCTATCAGTGCGAAATCACATGCCGTACGCCCGATTATGCGAAGATCCTCGATGAGGAGGAATCCGAAGCGCGGAAAATCACCAGCGACTGGACGGCGAAGACGCGCAAGCGCAAGGAAGAGTTGTTTGGGGCCGACGCCCTCGACAAGCGGGAAGTTTCCGAATTCTACCACGCCTGA
- a CDS encoding MFS transporter: MAPADQTTVPRSGFYAWYAVIILMLAQTVSFIDRMIMGLLVGPIRQSFDISDTQYSLLAGFAFAIFYSIMGIPLARIADRSSRKHLIAIAITFWSIMTTLCGMAKGFTSLFLARIGVGVGEAVLSPAAYSIITDYFEKKTLARALSVYTLGVTIGSGLAYVIGGWVVTIAMSAGTVVLPIIGEREGWQLTFFLVGLPGLLVTFLVLMIKEPARRGLIQGEVSSSGVSLRDAIKFVISRKRALFTHILGVSLFVMVVFSLNIWGPEYLMRTFEFSRGDAGRTFGVLMMAAGTTGLLTGGALGDRWFAKGIPDAYSRVILLSMAGMWPFVVAIGFVTTPALGLICLSVAVFFSAFQGGIAGGLIQLMAPNQLRGQTVALYFLVANLIGMGLGPTVVASATDFVFHNDAALNKSLALCGGVVIPLAGLIMLWGLPAIRKAVEEAKTWE, from the coding sequence ATGGCGCCTGCCGACCAAACTACCGTCCCGCGATCAGGTTTCTATGCCTGGTATGCCGTCATCATCCTGATGCTGGCCCAGACCGTTTCCTTCATTGACCGGATGATCATGGGCCTCCTGGTGGGCCCCATCCGGCAATCCTTTGACATTTCCGATACGCAGTACAGCCTGCTCGCAGGTTTCGCCTTTGCCATCTTCTATTCGATCATGGGCATTCCGCTGGCGAGGATCGCAGACCGCAGCAGCCGGAAGCACCTGATTGCCATCGCCATCACCTTCTGGAGCATCATGACGACGCTGTGCGGTATGGCGAAGGGTTTCACCTCCCTGTTCCTCGCGCGTATCGGCGTTGGTGTCGGCGAAGCCGTCCTGTCGCCGGCCGCCTATTCCATTATCACGGACTATTTCGAGAAGAAGACGCTGGCCCGGGCGCTCAGTGTCTACACGTTGGGCGTCACAATCGGCTCCGGCCTTGCCTATGTCATCGGCGGGTGGGTCGTCACGATTGCCATGAGTGCCGGTACGGTTGTTCTGCCAATCATCGGTGAACGGGAAGGCTGGCAGCTGACTTTCTTCCTCGTTGGCCTGCCCGGCTTGCTGGTGACGTTCCTGGTTCTCATGATCAAGGAACCTGCCCGCCGCGGCCTGATCCAGGGTGAGGTCTCTTCTTCCGGCGTCTCGCTGAGAGATGCGATCAAGTTTGTCATCAGCCGTAAACGCGCCCTGTTCACACACATCCTTGGCGTTTCACTATTCGTCATGGTGGTGTTCAGCCTGAATATCTGGGGCCCGGAATACCTGATGCGCACCTTCGAGTTCTCGCGCGGTGATGCGGGCCGGACATTTGGCGTCCTGATGATGGCTGCAGGCACGACGGGTCTTCTTACGGGCGGCGCCCTGGGCGATCGCTGGTTCGCCAAAGGCATTCCGGACGCCTACAGCCGGGTCATCCTGCTTTCCATGGCGGGCATGTGGCCCTTTGTCGTCGCCATCGGCTTTGTGACCACACCGGCGCTCGGCCTCATCTGCCTTTCAGTTGCTGTGTTCTTCTCCGCCTTCCAGGGCGGAATTGCCGGCGGCCTGATCCAGCTGATGGCTCCCAACCAGCTCCGTGGGCAGACTGTCGCGCTCTACTTCCTCGTCGCGAACCTGATTGGCATGGGGCTCGGGCCGACCGTCGTAGCCAGCGCCACAGACTTCGTGTTCCACAATGATGCGGCGCTCAACAAATCGCTCGCACTCTGCGGTGGCGTGGTGATCCCTCTGGCCGGGCTGATCATGCTCTGGGGCCTTCCGGCGATCCGGAAAGCCGTGGAAGAAGCCAAGACCTGGGAGTAA
- a CDS encoding 2-hydroxyacid dehydrogenase has translation MIKVLFHYEAGPNLLAKLDALKSEGLDVICCDQADDETFEKLLPEVDALWHVLRPVTSDHIAMASTLKLIQKIGVGVNTIDLESAKGRDIPVCNMPGTNTRAVAEMTLLLILSALRIQPRLDALCRSGQWIPDEKTRESLQELHGKTVGLIGFGDIPGLLAPILEFMGAKVIYTSRSRKDVPFEHVPLDQLISRSDIVSLHIPLNHETAHTIGADQLARMKPGAVLINTARGGLVDETALYAALRSGHLKSAGLDVFDPEPAAASNPLLQLDNVIPAPHVAWLTNETFDRSLEVAVANTLAAVNGQTLRHRVT, from the coding sequence ATGATCAAAGTCCTGTTCCACTACGAAGCGGGCCCAAACCTCCTCGCAAAACTGGACGCTCTGAAATCGGAGGGTCTCGATGTGATCTGCTGCGACCAAGCCGACGATGAGACATTCGAAAAACTGTTGCCGGAGGTCGACGCACTCTGGCATGTCCTTCGCCCGGTCACATCCGATCATATCGCCATGGCCTCTACACTGAAGCTGATCCAGAAAATCGGCGTCGGCGTGAACACAATAGATCTTGAATCCGCAAAAGGCCGGGACATTCCGGTTTGCAACATGCCCGGCACCAATACGCGCGCCGTTGCAGAAATGACGCTGCTCCTCATCCTGTCCGCCCTGCGCATCCAGCCACGTCTCGACGCACTGTGCCGCAGCGGGCAATGGATACCGGACGAGAAGACACGGGAATCCCTCCAGGAACTCCATGGGAAGACTGTCGGCCTCATCGGGTTCGGTGACATTCCGGGCCTGCTCGCCCCTATTCTCGAATTCATGGGCGCAAAAGTGATCTATACGTCACGCTCCAGAAAGGACGTTCCATTTGAACACGTCCCGCTGGACCAGCTGATTTCGCGATCCGACATCGTTTCGCTCCATATTCCGCTGAATCATGAAACGGCGCACACGATCGGCGCTGACCAGCTTGCCCGAATGAAACCTGGCGCGGTTCTGATCAATACGGCACGCGGCGGACTGGTCGATGAAACCGCGCTCTACGCCGCGCTCCGGTCCGGGCATCTGAAAAGCGCCGGCCTGGACGTGTTCGACCCCGAACCCGCCGCCGCCTCAAACCCGTTGCTCCAGCTCGATAATGTCATTCCTGCCCCCCACGTCGCCTGGCTCACTAATGAAACCTTTGACCGCAGCCTCGAAGTCGCGGTCGCCAACACACTTGCCGCTGTGAACGGACAAACGCTCCGGCATCGCGTGACCTAG
- a CDS encoding TetR/AcrR family transcriptional regulator has product MGEMPVSKTAAKREARICEILECAEKHFSIKGFHGAGISGIAADCGISVGHLYHYFGSKDELIQAVVKQEMGRQEESIADFEDLSPENLRIEMAELATDIFSTDKEPFRTVLNFEILAEAQRNPDVAAILQHYDTQMRRRFASILRRAGIDDPENRTELIFTIFSGLSARALRHPEQERAALLEVIKDVILKILGDKPVTTNTGCS; this is encoded by the coding sequence ATGGGTGAAATGCCCGTGTCCAAGACGGCTGCAAAGCGGGAAGCGCGGATCTGCGAGATTCTGGAATGCGCCGAAAAACACTTTTCAATCAAGGGCTTCCACGGGGCCGGTATTTCAGGCATTGCCGCGGACTGCGGTATCAGCGTGGGGCACCTCTACCACTATTTCGGTAGCAAGGATGAGTTGATCCAGGCTGTCGTGAAGCAGGAAATGGGGCGCCAGGAGGAGAGTATCGCAGACTTCGAGGACCTTTCCCCGGAAAACTTGCGGATCGAGATGGCCGAGCTCGCGACGGATATTTTCTCCACCGACAAGGAGCCCTTCCGGACGGTTCTGAACTTTGAAATCCTGGCTGAAGCGCAGCGGAACCCGGATGTCGCTGCGATCCTTCAGCATTATGACACGCAAATGCGCCGCCGCTTTGCGTCCATTCTTCGCCGGGCAGGGATCGATGATCCTGAGAACCGGACGGAGCTGATCTTCACGATTTTCTCAGGGCTCTCCGCGCGGGCGCTCCGCCATCCGGAGCAGGAACGGGCTGCGCTGCTGGAAGTGATTAAGGATGTGATCCTGAAAATCCTCGGGGACAAGCCTGTCACGACGAACACAGGCTGCTCCTGA
- a CDS encoding efflux RND transporter periplasmic adaptor subunit: MQTAKKSLPALLIATTLVLAACGGETANPQAAAPPAPVVQTMTVRLTDVPNVIELSGRARAFAEAEIRPQVTGIISERLFKEGDTVKKGQALYQIDAAEYSAAVRSAEAALARAEATAAVARETAARFERLAGINAVSQQEYDQAVASARQAEADIGIQKAALDRARIDLARTKIASPIEGRIGRSSVTQGALVTQNQTEPLARVLQTDPIYVDLTVSSARLLNWRQQIADGDIATTEQNTIPVDIILADGTPYPLSGDLEFSEVNVEESAGTVAVRVVVPNPENLILPGMFVRAEFIAGYYENVATLPQSVVSRTPTGDATVMVVGADGTVQQRRITVEQNTDNTWTVLTGLNAGEQVASANLQAIRDGMKVQPQPTSEQTSAAQETRGGSK; encoded by the coding sequence ATGCAGACCGCCAAGAAGAGCCTGCCAGCACTGCTGATTGCCACGACACTAGTGCTTGCCGCTTGTGGCGGCGAGACGGCAAACCCGCAAGCCGCTGCCCCGCCTGCCCCCGTCGTCCAGACCATGACGGTCCGGCTGACCGATGTGCCGAATGTGATTGAACTGTCCGGACGGGCCCGCGCCTTTGCCGAGGCCGAGATCCGCCCGCAGGTGACGGGCATCATCAGCGAGCGCCTGTTCAAGGAAGGCGACACCGTCAAGAAGGGCCAGGCCCTCTACCAGATCGATGCCGCGGAATATTCGGCCGCCGTCCGCAGCGCCGAAGCCGCGCTGGCCCGCGCCGAAGCGACCGCAGCCGTCGCCCGCGAAACCGCGGCCCGTTTCGAACGGCTGGCAGGCATCAACGCGGTCAGCCAGCAGGAATATGATCAGGCCGTTGCCTCCGCTCGCCAGGCAGAAGCGGACATCGGTATCCAGAAAGCAGCGCTGGACCGGGCTCGTATCGACCTCGCCCGCACCAAGATTGCTTCACCGATCGAAGGCCGCATCGGCCGCTCGTCCGTCACGCAGGGCGCTCTGGTTACCCAGAACCAGACCGAACCGCTTGCCCGTGTGCTGCAAACCGATCCGATCTATGTGGACCTGACCGTCTCCAGCGCGCGCCTCCTGAACTGGCGCCAGCAGATCGCTGACGGAGACATCGCGACCACGGAACAGAACACCATCCCGGTCGACATCATCCTCGCCGATGGCACCCCCTACCCGCTCTCAGGTGACCTGGAATTCAGTGAAGTGAATGTGGAAGAAAGCGCCGGCACCGTGGCCGTGCGGGTCGTTGTTCCCAATCCGGAAAACCTCATCCTGCCGGGCATGTTCGTCCGCGCGGAATTCATCGCCGGATATTACGAGAATGTCGCGACCCTTCCCCAGTCCGTTGTCTCCCGGACACCGACAGGTGACGCGACAGTCATGGTCGTCGGAGCGGACGGAACGGTGCAGCAGCGGCGGATCACCGTGGAGCAGAATACCGATAACACCTGGACAGTGCTCACCGGCCTGAATGCCGGCGAACAGGTTGCATCCGCAAACCTCCAGGCGATCCGCGACGGCATGAAGGTTCAGCCACAGCCGACCAGCGAGCAAACCTCCGCAGCGCAGGAAACGCGCGGCGGATCGAAATAA
- a CDS encoding acyl-CoA dehydrogenase family protein, with amino-acid sequence MADTNAPIRDTAQLTQELVDKARAIAPAIADRAEAAEQNRRVADETISDVANAGLFEILVPQRYGGHELGISSMVKVIKALSPLDVSTGWTLAFYMVHNWMWCLLPEEAQQEIFADGPSCLGPVMVAPTVRASREEGGFRINGRAKWGTGSSHAQWCMVSGIVEDDLVPPGEGQPPRPPVVRMFAMPWSETKLVDTWRTSGMAATASHDVVFDNIFIPAHRVMDATPARSGEAEGAQIHDSSVYTAAFTPMLCVAALSAIVSGTLGAAGHAVDRAKTFLSTFSGQTSIDNPALQIRLAKADLAAQTASRMIDVLAEEIEADAMAPPIPLENRARQRAMSSYIASLCRDAVTLLAQGSGASGHMSDSPIQRAFRDINMASCHVVFDQDPTMELHGKMLVGRPPAIILA; translated from the coding sequence ATGGCTGACACGAACGCCCCGATCAGAGACACAGCCCAGCTGACCCAGGAGCTGGTCGACAAGGCCCGTGCAATCGCCCCCGCCATTGCGGACCGCGCAGAGGCAGCAGAGCAGAACCGGCGGGTGGCCGATGAAACCATTTCCGACGTGGCAAATGCAGGACTGTTCGAAATCCTGGTCCCGCAACGCTATGGCGGGCATGAACTCGGCATCTCGTCGATGGTGAAAGTGATCAAGGCGCTCTCACCGCTTGATGTATCGACTGGATGGACGCTCGCTTTCTACATGGTTCACAACTGGATGTGGTGCCTCCTGCCGGAAGAGGCGCAGCAGGAAATATTCGCGGATGGCCCCTCTTGTCTTGGACCAGTGATGGTCGCCCCCACCGTGAGAGCCAGCCGGGAAGAAGGCGGATTCCGCATCAACGGGCGTGCAAAATGGGGAACGGGTTCTTCTCATGCGCAGTGGTGCATGGTGTCCGGTATCGTGGAGGATGACCTGGTTCCGCCCGGCGAAGGCCAGCCCCCTCGTCCCCCCGTCGTGCGCATGTTCGCGATGCCTTGGAGCGAAACAAAACTGGTGGATACATGGCGCACGTCCGGAATGGCCGCGACGGCCAGCCATGACGTGGTGTTCGACAATATCTTCATTCCTGCCCACAGGGTGATGGACGCCACCCCCGCGCGCTCGGGCGAAGCCGAAGGCGCGCAGATCCATGACAGCAGCGTTTACACCGCCGCCTTCACACCCATGCTCTGCGTTGCGGCGCTGTCGGCAATCGTCAGCGGCACGCTCGGCGCAGCGGGCCACGCAGTTGATCGGGCCAAGACTTTTCTCAGCACATTTTCCGGCCAAACCAGCATCGACAATCCGGCGCTCCAGATCCGGCTCGCCAAGGCCGACCTGGCAGCACAAACCGCATCCCGGATGATCGACGTCCTGGCCGAAGAAATTGAAGCAGACGCAATGGCACCACCAATACCGCTGGAGAACCGTGCCCGCCAGCGTGCAATGTCATCCTACATCGCGTCTCTGTGCCGGGATGCCGTTACTTTGCTGGCACAGGGCTCCGGCGCCAGCGGACACATGTCTGACTCCCCCATCCAGCGTGCCTTCCGCGATATCAACATGGCCTCCTGCCATGTCGTCTTCGACCAGGACCCGACGATGGAGCTTCATGGGAAAATGCTCGTGGGCCGTCCGCCTGCGATCATTCTGGCTTAA
- a CDS encoding enoyl-CoA hydratase-related protein, protein MDALLIEQRGEVEHVTLNRPDSLNSLDDDLTMRLLSYFEGLPARPDVRIVVLRGAGRGFCSGLDLASAQADGFIDGTLPEKFAIQHRLGKITLAMRKCPQPIIAAMHGVASGGGFCLAMASDIRLATPNTRMNAAFIRIGLGGGDIGASYLLPRLIGAGPANALLLTGRMLGAERAWQLGLLAELVEPPELDATVDSYVADMLATGPLALRMTKEILNVNIDAPGLEAALALEDRNQVILSHTQNFSNAVDAFKTKQPVQFTQDGDQPRKSG, encoded by the coding sequence ATGGACGCCCTTCTGATCGAGCAAAGAGGTGAAGTTGAACACGTCACCCTCAATCGCCCGGACAGCCTCAATTCGCTGGACGACGATCTGACCATGCGGCTGCTATCCTATTTTGAGGGCCTTCCCGCCCGGCCTGATGTACGAATTGTCGTCCTGCGCGGCGCCGGGCGCGGCTTCTGCTCCGGCCTCGACCTGGCGAGCGCTCAGGCCGACGGGTTCATCGACGGCACGCTCCCGGAAAAGTTCGCAATCCAGCACCGGCTGGGGAAGATCACGCTCGCAATGCGCAAATGCCCGCAGCCGATCATTGCCGCCATGCACGGCGTCGCCTCCGGAGGAGGATTTTGCCTCGCCATGGCGTCAGACATCCGGCTCGCCACGCCTAACACCCGGATGAATGCCGCTTTCATCCGCATCGGCCTCGGCGGGGGTGACATTGGCGCCAGCTACCTTCTTCCCCGCCTGATCGGCGCAGGCCCGGCAAACGCCCTTCTACTGACAGGCCGCATGCTGGGCGCGGAACGGGCATGGCAGCTCGGCTTGCTGGCGGAACTCGTTGAACCGCCGGAGCTGGATGCGACGGTCGACAGCTATGTTGCCGACATGCTGGCGACCGGCCCGCTGGCACTGCGCATGACGAAAGAAATCCTGAATGTGAATATCGACGCGCCGGGTCTTGAAGCCGCCCTTGCGCTGGAAGATCGGAACCAGGTGATCCTGTCCCACACCCAGAACTTCTCGAACGCAGTCGATGCATTCAAGACCAAGCAGCCGGTGCAATTCACACAGGATGGAGACCAGCCCCGAAAATCGGGCTGA
- a CDS encoding hydroxymethylglutaryl-CoA lyase: protein MSSIAAPEFVEVSPRDGLQNEKTILPTEQKIALVNRMVQAGARRIEVASFVNPARVPQMADAEAVVAGLRRHADVTYIGLVLNKRGALRALEAGLQELGAVCCASDTFGQRNQGQDSGGTVNTAIEIIRLAQANGVSGQATIAVSFGCPFENAVSHDRVVEIARSLAAANPREIALADTIGVAAPLEVEQLVGRVVTAVAPIPVRLHFHDTRGTGIANVWSGVKAGAKTVDASVGGLGGCPYAPGAAGNVSSEDVAYLFERAGAPIELDRAQLTHTARWIRELLSKEVSDCTV from the coding sequence ATGTCCAGCATCGCCGCCCCGGAATTTGTCGAGGTCTCCCCACGCGATGGCCTTCAGAACGAGAAGACAATTCTGCCTACTGAGCAGAAAATTGCGCTTGTGAACCGCATGGTGCAGGCGGGTGCCCGCAGAATTGAAGTGGCGAGCTTCGTCAATCCGGCGCGTGTTCCGCAAATGGCAGACGCCGAAGCGGTTGTAGCAGGCCTCAGGCGGCATGCCGACGTGACTTATATCGGGCTCGTGCTGAACAAGCGCGGGGCTTTGCGCGCACTTGAAGCCGGGCTGCAGGAATTGGGCGCCGTCTGCTGCGCCTCGGATACGTTCGGGCAGCGCAATCAGGGGCAGGATTCCGGCGGAACGGTCAACACGGCGATCGAGATCATCCGCCTGGCGCAGGCCAATGGCGTTTCCGGCCAGGCGACGATTGCTGTCTCTTTCGGTTGCCCGTTTGAAAATGCGGTCAGCCATGACCGGGTCGTTGAGATTGCCCGCTCGCTCGCCGCGGCCAATCCGAGGGAGATCGCGCTGGCCGATACGATCGGTGTGGCTGCGCCCCTGGAGGTGGAGCAACTCGTCGGCCGCGTGGTCACGGCGGTCGCCCCCATTCCTGTGCGTCTTCATTTTCACGACACGCGGGGAACAGGCATCGCCAATGTCTGGTCTGGGGTGAAGGCTGGCGCGAAGACCGTGGATGCGTCTGTCGGGGGGCTTGGAGGATGTCCCTATGCCCCTGGAGCGGCCGGAAATGTCAGCAGCGAGGACGTGGCCTATCTGTTCGAGCGGGCAGGGGCGCCCATCGAACTGGACCGGGCGCAGCTCACCCATACGGCACGTTGGATTCGCGAATTGCTCAGCAAGGAAGTTTCGGATTGCACCGTCTGA